ACAGCCATTAACTGTTGGGCAATGACGTCTGCAACAGTTCCAGGAATATCGATAATCTCCACCTCGCCACTTTCCACGTAGCTATCGATTAGTTTCCGATCATACTCGTTAATTTCACGGATGTAAATGAAGAATTTGTTGACGCCTTGCAATTTGTAATGCTCGACGAGCTCCACGAAATGAAGCCACTTTGGCTCTTTCCCGTATATTGGGGCTAGGCAGAAGGAGACATTGTGTTGGTAttctgaaagattttttaactcaaaaaaataatggaaaaagtaaaaaagtattttttttgaataactccaaatttttggatttcctaaaattttctgtcaaagtTTGGTAAATtaccatatttttaaaaatgtgaattttttgattaatatcGCGCATTTTTGTAGgcgtgaatttttgaaaacgtgtaaatgaaagttatcaaaacgtaatccaaataaaaactcattgacttttttcttggctgaaaagtttttaagaactctgcgtctcaactcccgcattttttgtagatctacgtagatcaaaacgAAAGGGGACAGCCTGAGACCACGTGACAAGTCTTAAATTTAACTTTAGAAAAAGTCTCACCTTTAAATTTCCTTCTTATTAATTTAACCGAATTCTCCGTACTAATCAATTCGTTTTTGTCACCCGTAATTCCAAGTGTCGTTACATTGTTTCTCCGACTGCAATATACCACAAAAAACGGGTAAATTTGAGATAAAACCGGCTCCGCAACTTCTTTTCCATCTGCTCCAACATATCGGCAATAGGCAATTGTcctgaaattattatatttttaacaaatttataaaatttgtttaaaaaaattacccaATCTTTTTCGGAATTGATATGGTTGCAGAAAAGTGATCCTTATATGAATATGCAGccagaacatttattttttcaccgCTTCcagactgaaaaattttaaaatagtaataaaaaaatagcTGAATTTTTATAGGACTTACTCTACTATTTATAAAGTCTTTTATAGACCcagacaactttttgaaatacgACATGGCGGATTCTCCACCCACGACCTCATCATCTCCGGAATCCGGAACTTCTTCTTTCGATGGAGTAGGTCTAGGTGTCAATGGTTCAACATATTCAGGTTGCAGTGAAACTAAGCCagagatattttttaatgattcggtggaatttgagaaaaatggaagTTGCAagagagctgaaaattaaaaaaaaattattctgatatttttcacattacagtttatattgtttaaaaaagtatttgtaatttttttttgaaaacttacaaattcCATACTGTTCTTGTATATTACAGGTGTTTCGTGAAAACATGAACAAAAAAGAGATGAAGCAAAGCGCTATTAAACATATT
This is a stretch of genomic DNA from Caenorhabditis elegans chromosome V. It encodes these proteins:
- the gtnt-12 gene encoding Glycosyltransferase family 92 protein (Confirmed by transcript evidence), with the protein product MLNRNTAICLIALCFISFLFMFSRNTCNIQEQYGISLLQLPFFSNSTESLKNISGLVSLQPEYVEPLTPRPTPSKEEVPDSGDDEVVGGESAMSYFKKLSGSIKDFINSRSGSGEKINVLAAYSYKDHFSATISIPKKIGTIAYCRYVGADGKEVAEPVLSQIYPFFVVYCSRRNNVTTLGITGDKNELISTENSVKLIRRKFKEYQHNVSFCLAPIYGKEPKWLHFVELVEHYKLQGVNKFFIYIREINEYDRKLIDSYVESGEVEIIDIPGTVADVIAQQLMAVADCLLRSRTFSKWSIYADIDERLIMTDDRITIDGFLRTITDETIGSIAFPQRWIMKRDLLPAKFENDEQVIETMPTRAWHETTSAALKGHPVCNEQQSCWAKDIVHNEKAIRMLVHEVETFYPGFRELFLDPSIGYIRHYRDVTMQSWEHNNVANLKKFGPFSNTTYPPTIGSKLLKNVFSRLHRVYN